CTTGCTGCCTttggctttttttttttcatggattcaacattttttttaataataaagaaagcATTTTTTTagaatgcaattttttttttaaaaaaaggaatttttcaagattcaacttattttttgcaaaatttgagaagaaaaaagaagaactgTTAGAGAAAACAATAAGAATGGGGAAATTGTAGGGAAAAGAAATTGAGTCAATTTGTTTCAATGATGCCTATAGTGGGGGGATGTTGTGGAAGATATTGCGCCGTTTTCAACTACCAATAAATTTAcgcacaaaaaaaatatgagaatttaataaataaaatatatttcatgtataccttatttattttggatactagaaaaattatcaaatttaataatttaatattatgaaatttataaaataatatttgaaattaaactAATCTGACGTGCGAGATACACTAATCTAATACGCTGATACATTAATGTgatgtgtgaaaaatgagagaTTTTGAGAATTTGCAAAAACTAATAGGGGATAAAAgataatggtaataagagaACTTAAAGGTGAGATTTCTGTCACTTtctctaaaatttatattaaaactaaaatactatattatcttacatacatagtaacaaacattaataatataaagaaaaataaaaattattactatCTTATAATTTATCCTTAATAGCATAAGATGACCGTAAAAGTACATACTAGAAtctgtaaaataaaaaatagtgttAGTGAGTCACTCAAAACAAGAGTAAAATACTCAAATATTAaattgtgaagaagaaaaagaagaggttcataatttttattgttttttatttatagacaacaaacaGTAGTGTGAACATATATTTACCGTGCCTTATCGAATATCTCATAATCTTTCATAAAACTCGCAACCCTTCgaacattttttcaaaaaaactaattttgaaaataaagaaattaaaagaaaattttattttatggtgACGCTACGGAGTTAGAGttctctttttatataaatatatgattataaaaatattttttaaaattgattagtaataaataaataaataaagaggaaTAAATAGGATTTAAATTGattgaaagaattaaaaaaagattttagttgTGATGTGTAAATGTGGACGCTTCTTCAAACGCCTCCTCCTCCACCTCCATGTGGTGTGCAAAATCCTTATTCATCCCGTCGTATCTCAACCGCGTTTGGCCATTCTACCGGTAATGACAGTGCTAGTAAGAGTATCAACTTATGTCTCCGTTGTAATTATAACGATTCGATACAATCATATTGCAAGAAAGGAGAACTCAAACAAGCCCTTCAGCTCCTTTCTCAAGAACCCAATCCCAATCAACATACCTACGAACTCCTCATCCTCTCTTGCTCCGAGAAAAACTCATTCCACGATGGTTTAACTGTTCACCGTAAACTTATCGATGATGGGTTCGAACAAGATCCGTTTTTGGCTACTAAACTCATTAATATGTACTCTAATCTCGACTCTATTGACCATGCACGCCAAGTGTTTGATAAAATTAACAACCGAACTATCTTCCTTTGGAATGCGTTTTTCAGGGCATTGACATTAGCTGGAAATGGTGTTGAGGTGTTGAAATTGTATACACGGATGAATTCGATTGGAATCATATCTGATAGATTCACTTATACTTATGTACTCAAGGCTTGTGCTGTTGCTTCTCTACCTAAACATAAGGAAATTCACGCCCAGCTATTTAGACATGGTTATCACACTCATACGCATATTATGACTACgttaattgatgtatatgctaGGTTTGGTTACGTAGAGAATGCTGCTTGTGTCTTCGATCAAATGCCACAGAAAAACATGGTTTCGTGGAGCGCAATGATTGGTTGTTATGCGAAGAATGGGAAACCTCTTGAAGCATTCGATGTTTTTCGTGATATGATGAATCATGTTTTGTTACCAAACTCGGTGACAATGGTTAGTGTGGTTCAAGCTTGTGCAGCACTGGGTGCACTAGAGCAAGGGAAGGTATTACATGGATATATACTAAGAAAAGGGCTTGATTCTATTTTGCCTGTTCTTAGTGCCCTTGTGACAATGTATGCAAGATGTGGTGCTTTAGAATTGGGACGAAGAGTGTTTGATCAGATGGGAAAGCGGGATGTTGTTGCGTGGAATTCCATGATTTCAAGCTATGGAATACATGGATTTGGGGGCAAAGCGATTGAAACGTTTAGAGAAATGATTCGACATGGAGTGTCACCAAGTCCAATATCATTTGTTAGTGTATTGGGA
The DNA window shown above is from Solanum lycopersicum chromosome 11, SLM_r2.1 and carries:
- the LOC101258814 gene encoding pentatricopeptide repeat-containing protein CRR2, chloroplastic, whose amino-acid sequence is MWTLLQTPPPPPPCGVQNPYSSRRISTAFGHSTGNDSASKSINLCLRCNYNDSIQSYCKKGELKQALQLLSQEPNPNQHTYELLILSCSEKNSFHDGLTVHRKLIDDGFEQDPFLATKLINMYSNLDSIDHARQVFDKINNRTIFLWNAFFRALTLAGNGVEVLKLYTRMNSIGIISDRFTYTYVLKACAVASLPKHKEIHAQLFRHGYHTHTHIMTTLIDVYARFGYVENAACVFDQMPQKNMVSWSAMIGCYAKNGKPLEAFDVFRDMMNHVLLPNSVTMVSVVQACAALGALEQGKVLHGYILRKGLDSILPVLSALVTMYARCGALELGRRVFDQMGKRDVVAWNSMISSYGIHGFGGKAIETFREMIRHGVSPSPISFVSVLGACSHAGLVEEGKELFDSMLKEHNICPTVEHYACMVDLLGRANQLEEAAIIIQDMRIEPGPKVWGSLLGSCRIHCNVELAERASRRLFELEPTNAGNYVLLADIYAEAKMWDEVKQVRKLLEAKGLRKVSGCSMIEVKRKIYSLQSVDELNIQIEQIHALLLKLSTEMKQNGMYVPDTRIVLYDLEEEEKERILLGHSEKLAVAFGLINSSKGDPIRISKNLRLCEDCHSFTKLISKYTNREILVRDINRFHHFANGVCSCGDYW